In the Nicotiana tabacum cultivar K326 chromosome 16, ASM71507v2, whole genome shotgun sequence genome, one interval contains:
- the LOC107800696 gene encoding uncharacterized protein LOC107800696, with amino-acid sequence MTSKNPGTYTNIKIDDNNRFLYMFYAYGSSIAGWNHCRPVIAIDATFLKSKYRGVLMISVSKDANNQIFPLVFGIAESETIPMSDRHQAIANGIVKVYPESHHGICIYHLEQNLKRRKVKSEVIKLFQSAARVYKRKEFDIYMSCIANVDNKTYDYLMEEPPERWARSCSPQRIYDMLTTNIVESMNSVLLEARELPILRMMDFIQVKLQHWFYERRNKAEGTFYDVSCWVEEKLKNRIDLAFTLNVFPVDSWRSRVEEEGITFLVDLNKRICDCFQFQLDELPCIHAIAAIEKRNIKKSDFCLHWYLKESWLKTYERQIHPVGHTDSWIVPESVKSQIVKPPDFKV; translated from the exons atGACAAGTAAAAACCCGGGAACTTATACTAACATAAAGATAGACGACAACAACAG gtttctttatatgttttacGCATATGGATCATCGATAGCTGGTTGGAATCATTGTAGACCAGTGATTGCTATTGATGCGACTTTTTTGAAGTCAAAATATCgtggtgttttaatgatttcagTTTCAAAAGATGCAAATAACCAAATTTTCCCATTAGTCTTTGGAATAGCAGAATCTGAAACAATTCCTATGAGTG ACAGGCATCAAGCTATTGCAAATGGCATTGTAAAGGTATATCCTGAAAGCCATCATGGGATTTGCATCTATCATTTGGAGCAGAACCTAAAGCGAAGAAAGGTGAAAAGTGAGGTCATAAAACTTTTCCAAAGTGCTGCAAGAGTATACAAGCGTAAAGAATTTGACATATACATGTCATGTATTGCAAATGTAGATAACAAAACTTATGACTACTTGATGGAAGAACCACCGGAAAGATGGGCACGCTCTTGTAGTCCACAACGAATAtatgacatgctcacaacaaacATAGTTGAGTCGATGAATTCAGTGCTATTAGAAGCAAGGGAGCTGCCTATACTAAGAATGATGGATTTCATTCAAGTGAAGCTACAACATTGgttttatgaaagaagaaataaagcaGAAGGAACATTTTATGATGTTTCTTGTTGGGTAGAGGAGAAATTGAAGAACAGAATAGATTTAGCATTTACTTTGAAC GTCTTCCCTGTTGATTCATGGCGTtctagagttgaagaagaaggaatAACTTTCTTGGTGGACTTAAACAAAAGAATATGTGATTGTTTTCAATTTCAACTTGATGAATTACCATGCATACATGCAATTGCAGCTATCGAGAAGAGAAACATCAAGAAGTCCGACTTTTGTTTGCACTGGTACTTAAAGGAATCTTGGCTGAAAACATATGAAAGACAAATACATCCTGTAGGACATACTGATTCATGGATTGTACCAGAGAGTGTTAAGTCACAAATTGTTAAACCTCCAGATTTCAAAGTGTGA
- the LOC107805542 gene encoding uncharacterized protein LOC107805542 has product METICIIVAFNGRWTEDYKYLDHQTKLFLAPESIQFEDFVKQIFELIELDREKFEIVIWFDINLGISKEMLVSKDLDLHTCIELLKTHSLFKSCRFIVDISKRVFASTSNEHANTKTQHDNQERCQHIVEVDMVEAQPLNEEVHQTFDSIQVEGQSIIEIDNEQALGIQVLESAPVIEVVADKTCTQITRRRSNLKQK; this is encoded by the coding sequence ATGGAAACAATATGCATAATAGTTGCTTTTAATGGTAGATGGACTGAAGACTATAAATATCTTGATCATCAAACAAAGCTTTTCCTAGCACCTGAGTCAATTCAGTTTGAAGATTTCGTTAAACAGATTTTTGAGCTTATTGAATTGGATAGAGAAAAGTTTGAAATAgtgatatggtttgatatcaacctTGGAATAAGCAAAGAAATGCTTGTATCCAAAGATTTAGATCTTCACACATGTATAGAGTTGCTAAAAACTCATTCACTCTTCAAGAGCTGTCGTTTCATAGTTGATATTTCGAAAAGAGTTTTTGCATCAACAAGCAATGAACATGCCAACACAAAAACTCAACATGACAATCAAGAGCGATGCCAACACATAGTTGAAGTAGATATGGTTGAAGCTCAACCATTAAATGAAGAGGTGCATCAAACATTTGAttctattcaagtagaaggacaaAGCATTATAGAGATTGACAACGAACAAGCTTTGGGTATTCAAGTCTTAGAGAGTGCACCGGTAATCGAAGTAGTTGCGGACAAAACCTGCACTCAAATAACTAGACGAAGatcaaatttgaaacaaaaataa